GCTGTCGTACGCCGCCCCGATGGGCGTGGTGGTGTAGGTGTACTCGGACGCGGCGTGGTTCATCCACTGCTCGATGGCCGGGATGCCCTCGTAGGTACGGCCGTCGTCGACGACCGTCGCATCCGGCGTCAGCGCGGCCGAGGCCGCGGAGGTGTCGCGCTCGTCGTGCGCCTTCAGATAGCGCTTGATGACGTCGGGGAGGTCGGTGGTGTCGGTCATGGCTTCCTCGCTGTTGGTTGTCAGAGGGTGGGGACGGTGCCGCCGTCGATGACGTGCTCGGCACCGACGATGGCGGAGGCCCGGTCGGAGACGAGGAAGGCGACGAGTTCGGCGACTTCCTCGGGCCTGTCGGGGCGCCCGA
This sequence is a window from Streptomyces sp. NBC_01217. Protein-coding genes within it:
- a CDS encoding nuclear transport factor 2 family protein gives rise to the protein MTDTTDLPDVIKRYLKAHDERDTSAASAALTPDATVVDDGRTYEGIPAIEQWMNHAASEYTYTTTPIGAAYDSPDHYTVTQRLEGNFPGGTVDLHYRFTLDKGLISHLTIAP